A genomic stretch from Spiroplasma endosymbiont of Clivina fossor includes:
- a CDS encoding transposase family protein: MKFKKNNQISDKNFLRLTGIKHTTFNKMLEILKIEELKKRFRRGRTNKLSLENRILMTLEYWREYRTYFHIAKSYDISESSCYRNIKWIEDTLIKHPNFQQLTGQKSLLKDYFKDKTVIIDVTESQIQRPKKDKNSTTQEKRKNTQ; encoded by the coding sequence ATGAAATTTAAAAAAAATAATCAAATAAGTGATAAAAATTTTTTAAGATTAACTGGTATTAAACATACTACTTTTAATAAAATGCTAGAAATTTTAAAAATAGAAGAATTAAAAAAGAGATTTCGTCGCGGAAGAACCAATAAATTATCATTAGAAAATCGTATTTTAATGACTTTAGAATATTGAAGAGAATATAGAACTTATTTTCATATTGCAAAAAGTTATGATATTAGTGAAAGTAGTTGTTATAGAAATATCAAATGAATTGAAGACACTTTAATAAAACACCCTAATTTTCAACAACTTACTGGTCAAAAATCACTATTAAAAGATTATTTCAAAGATAAGACTGTTATAATTGATGTAACTGAAAGCCAAATCCAACGCCCAAAAAAAGACAAAAACAGCACTACTCAGGAAAAAAGAAAAAACACACAATAA
- a CDS encoding transposase family protein gives MKTQVIIEKDSKKIISSDFSYGKNHDFKILKDSKIKFLPETTVLVDLGYQGIQKINHNVLIPKRKSKKNPLNKEEKQNNERISKMRIVIENVFAILKKFKIISEKYRNRRKRFALRFNLIASIYNLQLLV, from the coding sequence ATAAAAACACAAGTTATAATTGAAAAAGATAGTAAAAAAATTATTAGTTCTGATTTTTCTTATGGTAAAAACCATGACTTTAAAATTTTAAAAGATTCAAAAATTAAATTTTTACCAGAAACAACTGTTTTAGTGGATTTAGGTTATCAAGGCATACAAAAAATTAATCATAATGTTTTAATTCCTAAAAGAAAATCAAAGAAAAACCCTTTAAATAAAGAAGAAAAGCAAAATAATGAGCGAATTTCAAAAATGAGAATTGTTATTGAAAATGTTTTTGCTATACTTAAAAAATTTAAAATTATTAGTGAAAAATATCGAAATCGTAGAAAAAGATTTGCTTTAAGATTTAATTTAATAGCTTCAATTTATAATTTACAACTATTAGTTTAA
- a CDS encoding Mbov_0401 family ICE element transposase-like protein, whose product MLKINNNVKMLENKHWFSLFATHKNMYTNKCEQLANEYEKLDEYLYKYHYRLKQGYKVVHFASRTIITIFGEVIFKRRRYKYWNQKSGKFEYVCLLDKEIGLLPKQRIYFDVQFKVLNLLGDGKRYRDVLDTLNHCYISKASISSILNKYNIAEYFQLAEKETKTRIDVKNKDLYIQLDETFLATLDKKVKQDQRIRLVTFHTGHKEKNYKNARRELENKRGHFLILKVGKRINTMDYRDLLIKELQKHYVNINYDKIIVCGDGDTWIREIANSFGNVRYILDGYHAIKKLKQTAFNIIFENRKVTLNSWIKLYKDGNHQELIKNIRNVAKNELNKNIKTNLRKASNYFSNNKQGIHNQNLEWNIGCSIESDVSHLVKQQLGYGAKIYNHKNLNNLLHLRMANLNKLNVLHYINENINSEIEIRKEIYKNSLWNKYNNKNDDSWINYKGNAVTNKYNRFK is encoded by the coding sequence ATGTTAAAAATTAATAATAATGTAAAAATGTTAGAAAACAAACATTGATTCAGTTTATTCGCAACCCATAAAAATATGTACACCAACAAATGCGAACAACTAGCTAATGAATACGAAAAATTAGATGAATATTTATATAAATATCATTATCGGTTAAAACAAGGTTATAAAGTAGTTCATTTTGCATCAAGAACAATTATTACAATTTTTGGTGAAGTTATTTTTAAACGACGCCGATATAAATATTGAAATCAAAAATCAGGTAAATTTGAATATGTATGTTTACTAGATAAAGAAATTGGTTTATTGCCCAAACAACGCATTTATTTTGATGTTCAATTTAAAGTTTTAAATCTTTTGGGTGATGGTAAACGGTATCGCGATGTTTTAGATACTCTAAATCATTGTTATATTTCAAAAGCTAGTATTTCAAGTATTTTAAATAAATACAATATTGCTGAATATTTTCAACTAGCAGAAAAAGAAACTAAAACTAGAATTGATGTCAAAAATAAGGATTTATATATTCAACTAGATGAGACATTTTTAGCGACATTAGATAAGAAAGTTAAACAAGACCAAAGAATTCGTTTAGTTACTTTTCATACCGGACATAAAGAAAAAAATTACAAAAATGCTCGTAGAGAATTAGAAAACAAACGAGGTCATTTTCTAATATTAAAAGTTGGTAAACGAATAAATACGATGGATTATCGTGATTTATTAATTAAGGAATTACAAAAACATTATGTAAATATTAATTATGACAAAATAATTGTTTGTGGCGATGGTGATACTTGAATTAGAGAAATTGCCAATAGTTTTGGTAATGTTAGATATATTTTAGATGGTTATCACGCTATTAAAAAATTAAAACAAACGGCATTTAATATTATTTTTGAAAATCGCAAAGTAACACTAAATAGTTGAATTAAATTATATAAGGATGGAAATCATCAAGAATTAATCAAAAACATTCGCAATGTTGCTAAAAATGAATTAAATAAAAATATTAAAACAAATTTAAGGAAGGCTAGTAATTATTTCAGTAATAATAAGCAAGGTATTCATAATCAAAATTTAGAATGAAATATCGGTTGTAGCATTGAAAGTGATGTATCGCATTTAGTAAAACAACAATTAGGATATGGAGCAAAAATATATAATCATAAGAATTTAAATAACTTATTACATTTAAGAATGGCAAATTTAAACAAATTAAATGTATTGCATTACATTAATGAAAATATTAATTCAGAAATAGAAATCAGAAAAGAAATATATAAAAATTCATTATGAAATAAATATAATAATAAAAATGATGATAGTTGAATTAATTATAAAGGTAATGCTGTAACAAATAAATATAATAGATTTAAGTAA